The region ATATCGTAGTTCTGTTTAGATAAAATTTTAATTCTGCGTTTGATTTCGTTTGTAATATGAGGAATTACCTGAACTGTTTTTCCAAGGAAGTCTCCTTTTCTTTCTTTTTCGATGACAGTCTGATAGATTTTTCCTGTGGTAACGTTGTTGTTTTGGGAAGTCGGAGCATCAAGATAACGCTCATAGTGTCCTAAATCCAGATCCGTCTCCGCGCCATCTTCGGTAACATAGCATTCTCCGTGTTCATAAGGATTCAAAGTTCCCGGATCGATATTAATATAAGGATCAAGCTTTTGAATAGTTACGTTGAAGCCACGTGATTTTAGTAGAAGTCCAAGAGAAGCTGAAACGATTCCCTTTCCCAAAGATGAAGTTACACCTCCTGTCACAAAGATGTACTTTGTATTCTTTTTACTCATTAGATTAGGTTTGTGCAAAGTTAGGGGAAAAAGAAATACAAAGCAATTTTGTTGCAATTTTAAATTTTACATTCACCAAAACACACTAAAAACAAAGGCTTCCAACCTATGTTGAAAGCCTTTCACCCAAATCAAATTATATACTTAATTATTGTTTTATCAATTCAAAATATAGATCTATATCAACATCTTTAGCTACTCCTGCTCCTGTAGGATCATATTTGATATTATAGTCTAAACGGTTGATTGTAAACTTAGATTGAAATCCTAATACTTCTTTTCCCTGCTGGTTTTTTGCAACGCCTCCAAAAGTAGCAGGAACAGTAATTTCTTTTGTAACATCTTTAATCGTAAGTTTCCCTTTCAAAGTGTAGGTATTGTCTTTTCCTTTTGCCACTGTAAATCCTTCAAATCTGATTTGCGGATATTTTTCTGCATCAAAAAAATCTGCACTTGTAAGGTGTTTATCTCTCTTGTCTACTCCAGTATTGATCGTAGCAGGATATACGATAAAATCAAACGCTCCTTTTTCCAGATTATTTCCGGCTGTGGAAACTTTTCCGTCAAATTTATCAAACTTCCCCTGTACAAAACTAATTCCCATATGTTTAATATTAAAATTAATGGAAGAATGCATAGGATCTACTGACCACGCAGATTGCGCAAAAGCTGTAATGCTTATTAAAGCCAATACAAAAGTTAAAAATAGTTTTCTCATTTTTTTATTTATTATACTAACAAAGTTATTCTTTAATTGCGAATTTATACATTGATCTATGTTAGTTTTTTGATTTTCCTAAAATTATTTTTGAATAAAGTAAATCAAACAAATAAACAATTAAAAGAACAATAAATGAATTGATATATAGCAATAAACTGAAAATATTCATTACATCAGATCCGAATGGATTAAAGCCTACTAAAATTAAGCTAATCAAATAAATGATCTGAAATAAAACCGCCATTCTTAAAACAGAACGATAGTTTTTTCGAAATATACAAACAGTAATAAAAGCTACCACTGAAGTTACTAAAGATTCTATTAGTATCAAAAAAGGATACATCCCAAAACTTCCGCCGGGAAAACACGCAATATTTAAGATCAGTGCACTCAACAATAAATTCATGATTGACATCAATACAAAAGTTTGAGCGCTTTTCAGTAAAATATTTTTCATGCCAGAAAATTAACTAAAAATCAAAAGAAAAATTCAAAAAAAATTTTGAACTTCGCGGTATGGCAAAATTAAGAACGGCATATTTCTGTCAAAACTGCGGTTCACAGTATCCTCAATGGACTGGACAGTGTAAAAATTGCGGTGAATGGAACACTTTGGTGGAAGAAGTTGTAGAAAAAACAGCTTCACACAAGACTCCGCCTTTTTCAAAAACGAAACAACATGTCATTAACATCATTGAAGTTGAAGCTATTGAAGAGCCGAGAATAAAAACACCTTCCGATGAGCTTAATAGAGTGTTGGGAGGAGGCATTGTATTAGGCTCTGTCACTTTAATTGGTGGAGAACCGGGAATCGGTAAATCCACTCTACTTCTTCAACTTGCCCTTAAAATGAAGAAAAAGATCTTCTATGTTTCAGGCGAGGAAAGCGCCTCCCAGATCAAAATGAGAGCTGACCGTTTAGCCGATGTGAAAAACCCAAACTGTTTTCTTTACACTGAAACTTCACTGGAGAAAATACTTCACGAAGCCAAAAAACTGGAACCTGATTTCGTCATCATCGATTCTATCCAGACCTTACAGTCTCAGCTGATTGAAAGCTCTCCGGGAACTGTTTCCCAGATCAGAGAATGTTCCAATGAAATCATTAAATACGCCA is a window of Candidatus Chryseobacterium colombiense DNA encoding:
- a CDS encoding YceI family protein; translation: MRKLFLTFVLALISITAFAQSAWSVDPMHSSINFNIKHMGISFVQGKFDKFDGKVSTAGNNLEKGAFDFIVYPATINTGVDKRDKHLTSADFFDAEKYPQIRFEGFTVAKGKDNTYTLKGKLTIKDVTKEITVPATFGGVAKNQQGKEVLGFQSKFTINRLDYNIKYDPTGAGVAKDVDIDLYFELIKQ